DNA from Acidobacteriota bacterium:
GGGCAGACGCCGGGCAAGCATCGTCTTGCCGGTTCCCGGCGGCCCGACGAAGAGGACGTTGTGCCCGCCGGCCGCGGCGATCTCCAGGGCCCGCTTGGCCGTTTCCTGGCCGCGGACGTCCGAGAAGTCGGGCTCCGTGCCGTCTGTGCTCCTCTGTGGCGGCATGGCCGTCGCCGGCGTGAGCACCCGGTCGCCGGTCAGGTGTTCGATCGCCTCACGGAGGTGGGCGACGGGGATCACCTTCGTTCCGATGATTGAAGCGGCCTGCCGGCTGTTCGCCGCCGGCAGAAGGACTTCACGGATGCCGAGTCTCCCCGCCAGCTCCGTGATGGACAGAGCACCCCGAACCGGGCGCACCTCGCCGTCGAGGCCCAGTTCGCCACAGGCCATCCGGCCCTCGAGAGACTCGGCGGTGAGTTCGCGATTGGCGGTCAGCAGCCCGAGAGCGATCGGCAGGTCGAGCTGGTTGCCCTCCTTGCGCAGATCCGCGGGTGCCAGGTTGATGACGACGTTGCGGCTCTGAAGGTCGTAGCCGCTGCTCCGGATCGCCGCCCGTACGCGGTCACGGCTCTCCCGTACCGCGGTGTCGGGCAAGCCGATCAACTGCATCGCCGGTAGGCCGAAGTAGGCCGCGACTTCCACCTGGACCTCCCGCGCTTCGACGCCCCAGGGCGTCGCGGAGTTCATGTACGCGATCACATGGACTAAGACGCAAGGCAGCTCCAGAAACCGGCTCGACCACCCAAACGCAATGAGAGCGCAGGCGAACGGCCTGCGCTCTCAGAGTGTCCCGGGCCTGGAGGGATGCGTTTTCGCGGTGGGCGGTCTATGCCCAGTGGGCCCCGACTCGTTCTGGCTTGCCTCGGCGCCGTCCGTTCGGACGGCTCGGGCGGTTCAGGCGACGGTCGAGCGGCCGGAAGTCATGGGTCCATTCAAGCCCTGGACTCGGCGGCCCCCGGCTTGGCTCCCGCGCCGGTCAGCGTCGGGGCAACCGGGGGCTGAAGATGGCCCGGTGGTGTCATGGAACCTCCTTCCGTCTCATCGGTGAAACCACCGTAGGGGGGCGGCCGGAAGTTGTCAAGCAACCGACCGGTCGGACGGTTCAGGCGTAGTCTGTGGCGTAGACTGCCGGCGATCGGACGGAGCGTGGTCGGGAGGTGGTTGCGGCGGTCGAGCGCGGGCTCAGGATGCGAGGCCTCAGGTGGTTTCTGCGGCTGCTGGCGAGGCTGTTCTTTCGCAGTGTCGAGGTGGTCGGCAGCGAGAACGTGCCGCGGGACGGAGGCGGTCTGCTCGTTGCCTGGCACCCGAACGGTCTGGCCGACGGCATTCTTCTTCTCGGCTTCGGTCCTCGCCCGGTCACGTTCGGCGCGCGCCACGGCCTGTTTCGACTTCCGATCGTCGGCTGGTTGTTGCGCGGAGCCGGCGCGGTGCCGCTGTATCGTCGCCGGGATCGGGGCGAACCGGGCGCCCGCATGAGCGACGAGGAGCGGCGGGCGGCGAACCATCGGAGCCTCGGCGCGCTGGCCGCCGCCGCGCGGCAGTCCTTCGTCGCCATCTTTCCGGAAGGCGCAACGCACGACGAGCCCCAGCTGCTCGAACTGCGGGCCGGTGCGGCGCGGCTGTTCCAGCTCGCCCAGGAGGGCGGCGGCGATCCCCTGCTGGTGCCGGTGGGACTTCACTACGAACGCAAGCACGCTTTCCGTTCCCGGGCTCTGCTCGCGTTCTATCCGCCGGTCGAACTGCCGGAAGATCTGCGGCCGGAGACCTTCGTCGACCGCCTGACCGTGCTGATCCAGCAGCACCTGATCGAGGTCACCCATCCAACCGAGAGCTGGGAGCTTCACCGGGCAATGGAACAGGTGCGGTCCCTGGTGCGCGCGGAGCAGGCGGCGCGTGAAGGCGTTCCGCGGCTTCGGCGGGCGCCGATGCAGGAGCGGGATGAGGGCTTCGCGCGGGTCTGGGCGGGGTATCGAAAGCAGCGCGCGATCGACCCCTGCGTCGTGGACCGGCTCGTCGCCCGCGTAACGCGCTACGGGGAGGCGCTGCGGTTGCTGGGCCTGAGCGACCGGGACCTGGATGGCGCTCCGCTCGGGCGCACGGTCTGGCGCGTGATTCTCCTTGGCGCCGAAGCGCTGCTCATGCTCCTGCTGTTGCCGACGGTCGTTCTGATCGGCAACCTCGTCAACCTCCCGGCCGCGCTGCTCGTCGCACTCGGTGCGAGAAAGCTGTCCGTGACCCGCAAGGAACAGGCGGGCCTGAAGATGTTCCTGGGACTGATCATCCTGCCGATGGCCTGGATGGCGGCTAGCCTGGCCGTGGGTCTGGCCTGGACCGAGCCTCTGCCCGGCTTCGACTGGAGGCCCGAGGCTCTGTGGGCACGAGTCACGGGGATGCTGGCCCTGTGCGTGCTGTCCGCCCTGCTGGGCCTCCGCTACCACCGGTTCATCGCTGAGCTCGGTCACGGTCTGCGAGCGCTCTGGGTCGGCGGTTTTCGCAGGGATACGGTGAAGCGGCTGCGCCGGCAGCGTTCGGCTCTGTACGACGAGGTCATCGGCCTGGTGGCGGTTCTCGACGTGTAGTCCCTCCGGTTGTTGTACCCTCCCCGTGCCATGGGGCGGGTCATCGTTGCCTTCTTGGGACGCCTTGCCCGTTCCGGCCCTGCGCGGCCGTTGCGGTTGGCGCTGCGCCGCGTCATCGGCGCGGGCGCCTATGATCGGTTTCGCATCGCGGTGTGGGCACGGGCGAAGGAGGTCGCGAGGGTGGATCCGCTTCACGCCGACATCCTGCCGTTGATCGAGCAACTCGAGAGCGCCGGACACCTGAGGGCCGGCGCCGCGAGGAAGCTGCGATCGGTGGCCAGGGGGATTCGCGCCGAGGTGAGGCGGGAAGCACGGAGTACCTGAGGTCGCATGCGCGTCGGTTTCGACGTGAGCAAGCTGTTCGGGCCTCGGGACGGCGTAGCCAGGTACTCAGCCAGCCTGCTGGAGGCGCTGGCGGAGCTGTCGGAGGAGCGGGGCGGCAGGCCGGGCCTCGTTCTGTATGCGCTCGACGCGGAAGTCGACGCAGGCGACTGGAAGCGGCTTCTGGAGGGACTGCCGGGCAACGTCCGGCGTGGACCGGGCCGCTGGCCGCGGCGCCGGGATCTCGATCTGTTCCACATTCCGACCTTCGCCGACCCCGCTTGTTTCGAGGGACCGGTCGTGTTCACCATCCACGATCTGACCTTTCTCACTCACCCTCGGTTTCACGTGCCGGCGAACCGGAACCAGTGCCTGCTGGCGACCCTGCGAGCGGTCTCACAGGGCGCGACGATCCTCGCCGTCTCGGAGGCCACGGCCGAGGAGGTGCGGAAGTGGTTCGTGTTGCCGGATGATCGGCTGCGGGTCGTCTACGAGGCGGCCTCGGCCGCCTTCGCGAGATTCGATGGCGCCGGCCTGGAGGCGGCGAGGCGGCGGCTCGCCGAGCGCTTCGGTCTCGACGGGCCGTTCGTCCTCTCGGTGGGAACGCTGGAACCGCGCAAGAACATCGCCCGGCTGATCGAGGCCTACGGCGGTCTCGGTGCCGATCTGCGCACTCGCGTTCCGCTGGCGTTGGTCGGCGGCGGCGGCTGGAAGCGGGAGGCCGTGTTCGCGGGCGATTGGCCGGACTTCGTGCGCCGCCTCGGCGCCGTGTCGGAGGAGGACCTGATCGCTCTCTACAATGCGGCCTCGGTGGTGGCCTATCCGTCGCTGGTCGAGGGTTTCGGGTTGCCGGTAGTGGAAGCGATGGCCTGCGGGACGCCGGTCCTTACTTCGAACCGGTCGTCGCTGGTCGAGGTGGCCGGAGATGCTGCCCTGTGCGTCGACCCGTACGATGCGGCGGCGATCCGGCACGGCCTCGACGCCCTGCTGCGGGAGACCTCGCTGCGCGATCGCTACCGCCAGGCCGGTCTGGAGCGCGCGGCCACCTTCTCCTGGCGGCGGGCAGCCGAGGAGGTGATCGGCATCTACGACGACATGACAGGCGGGGGCGGCGCACGGACCGTCGGATCCCTATGACGCAGGGGGCTGCGGGGCCGGCGTCGATCGGCGTCGTAGCCTACGAGATGGAGGGCGAGCCGACCGGCGTGGGGAGGTACCTCGAGGAACTCTTGACGGCTCTCCGCGGGACGTCCCGGACGCGTGACTGGCGACTGAGACTGTTCTTTAAGGGCGACTCCTTCGAGCATCCGTTGTGGACCGGAGAGAAGGCGGGGGGTTGTACCTGCGAGGCCGTCTTCGATCGCCGCGCCGATGCGCATCCGATCCTCTGGGAGCAGGTCCGACTGCCCCGCATCCTTCGGCGTCGGCCCGTGGACCTGCTCTTCTCGCCGGGCTACAGCCTGCCTGGCGGGGCTTCCCGTCCTTCGCTCGTCACGATTCACGACGTGTCGTTCGAGGTCCTGCCGGGCGACTTCAGCTTCAGGGAGAGGTGGCGGCGGCGCTTCCTCGCACGCCGCGCGGCCCGCTCGGCGACCAGGGTGCTGACCGACACGGACCGTACCGCCGCCGAACTTCAGCGGCGCTACGGTGTACCGGAGGAACGGATCGCGGTCGCGCCCCTGGGCGTGGCGCCCCGGTTCGCGCAGGCCGGGCAATCCCCTTCTCGCGGCACGGGAGCGAGAGAGAACCTCGCGGGGCTGGGTGTCCGACAGCCCTATCTGCTGGTTCCGGGCTCCATCCTGCCTCGGCGTCGACTGGACCTGGTGCTGGCCGGCCTCACCCGGCTGTTGGATGAGGCGGTGCCGGCCGGGGTGGCGGCGGGTGCTGGCGATCGGTCCATCGAAGAGCTCCAGCTCGTCATCGCCGGCGCGAACCAGTTGCCGAGGCCGGATGACCTGGATCGCATGATTCGCTCGGGCGGCTGCGCCGACCGCGTGATCCGGATCGGCTACGTGGACGACCAGGCTCTCCCCGAGCTGTATGCGGGCGCGGTCGGGACCATCTATGTGTCGGAGTACGAGGGTTACGGGCTACCTCCGCTCGAATCGCTGGCGGCCGGCGTGCCGGCGCTCGTTTCGGACGCGCCGGCACTACTCGACCTCTGGCCGGACTATCCGCTCAGGTGCGACCGGCTCGACGTCGATGGCGTGACCGACGGCCTGCGTAAGCTGCTGTTCGACCGCGAGGCGCGGCGCGTCACGGAGGTTCAGGGCCCCGAGCGCGTTCGGTCGCTGACATGGGCCCGGGCGGCGGAAACGTTCGCGATCGAGGTCGAGACGGCCTGGCGGGCGGCGCAGGGGAGACGGCCGTGAGCGCGCGTGACGTCCCGGCGGTCAGCGTTCTGATCGTGAACCACAATGCCGGCCTTCATCTTGCCCATTGCCTGGAGCGCCTGCGCTCGGTGGCCGACGAGTGGCGGACGGGAAGCGGCGGGCTGGAGATCGTCGTCGTGGACAATGCCTCGACTGACGGTTCTCTGGAGGCGGTGCGGGAACTTGAGGGGGAGCCGGCTGTGCGGCTGATCGCGTCTGCGCGCAACCTGGGCTTCGGCGCGGCGTGCAACCTGGCGGCTCGGGAGACTACGGGTCGTTGCCTGCTGCTGCTCAATCCGGACGCCTGGATCGATGCGACGTCACTGCGGCGCCTGGTGGAAGCCCTGGAGGCGGATTCCAGGCTCGGTGCCGCCGCTCCCGGCCTTCACTACCCGGACGGCTCGCTGCAGTTGGGCTGGGCGCCCCCGGTGGGAGTGGTGGGGGAGGCGATCCAGAAGTCTCGCAACCGGTTCGCGGGGAGGGCCTGGAACCACGTGTTGCTGCCACGGCTGCTCCGGCCGCTGCTCGGGCAAGGTTGGTTCTCGGCCGCCTGCGTGCTCGTTCGCCGAAGCGCGTTCGAGGAAGTCGGGGGCTTCGATGAGGGTTTCTTCCTCTACTTCGAGGACGCGGATCTGGGGCTTCGCTTCGCTCGCGCCGGTTGGCGGCAGCGGCAGGTGGAAGGGGCCCGGGCCTGGCACTCGCGCGGCGTCACGACGGGGCGGCGAGGGAAGCGGCTCCTTTCACCCGATGTGGAACGCTACTACCGTGCTTCCCAGTTGCGCTACTACGGCCTTCACCGGCCACGCTGGGAGTGTTCGTACCTGCGGCGGCGGTTGCGCCGCAGATTCGTCGGCGTTGCCGACGAAGAGCAGAGGACGGCGCTGTTACGGCTGCTAGTGTGAGGCCTGCGGAGGAAGACCGTTGTCTGTTTGTCGTCTCGGAATAGCTCTCGTTCTCATCTCGATTCCGGCCGCGTTTCCGGTCCTGAGCCAGGACGTCGGATTCCACCGGGACGTGCCTTCGGCCAGCGACTTCCGGCTCCTCAACGTCGAAGTCCGCCCTGAAGCTCTCGACGGCCGTTCCGCGCTGCGCGTTGCCGGCGATCCGGAGGTGCTCGGGGCGATCGCGGCGGAGCGCCAGGAGGTGATGGCGGAACTGCGGGCCCGTGGCGAGAGACCGGGTCCGGCAGCGTTCGAAGAGTCGCGGAGGGACTTCCTCGCGATCGTCGAGGACGTGCCGTTCGGCAATGGCACGATCGAGGTCGAACTGGCCGGCCAGCCGGCGCCGGGCGCCCAGGGTGGCGCGCGCGGCTTCGTCGGCGTTGCTTTCCGGCTCCAGGAGGACGGCGAGACCTACGATTGCTTCTACGTGCGGCCGACCAACGGCCGGGCGGAGGACCAGCTCCGCCGCAATCACAGCGCGCAGTACATCTCGCACCCGCACTGGACCTGGTTCCGGTTGCGCGCGGAGACACCGGGGCAGTACGAGACCTACGTGGACATCGGTCCGGCGGAATGGATCGCCGTGAAGATCGAGGTGACGGGCGAGAAGGCCCGGCTGTACGTGAACGGCGCCGCCCAGCCGACCCTGATCGTCAACGATCTGAAGTCCGGAGCGGACGGCCGGGGCAAGGTCGCACTGTGGATGGAAGGTTCCACCGTGGCCCACTTCCGCAACCTGCGGATCTCACCGGCGGAGTAGGGGAGTGCTGAGCCGTTCGGGCGATCGCCGGTTGCCGCGGACCGGAACCTGAGACGACCGCGATGCGCCAGTACCTGGAC
Protein-coding regions in this window:
- a CDS encoding 1-acyl-sn-glycerol-3-phosphate acyltransferase; its protein translation is MVAAVERGLRMRGLRWFLRLLARLFFRSVEVVGSENVPRDGGGLLVAWHPNGLADGILLLGFGPRPVTFGARHGLFRLPIVGWLLRGAGAVPLYRRRDRGEPGARMSDEERRAANHRSLGALAAAARQSFVAIFPEGATHDEPQLLELRAGAARLFQLAQEGGGDPLLVPVGLHYERKHAFRSRALLAFYPPVELPEDLRPETFVDRLTVLIQQHLIEVTHPTESWELHRAMEQVRSLVRAEQAAREGVPRLRRAPMQERDEGFARVWAGYRKQRAIDPCVVDRLVARVTRYGEALRLLGLSDRDLDGAPLGRTVWRVILLGAEALLMLLLLPTVVLIGNLVNLPAALLVALGARKLSVTRKEQAGLKMFLGLIILPMAWMAASLAVGLAWTEPLPGFDWRPEALWARVTGMLALCVLSALLGLRYHRFIAELGHGLRALWVGGFRRDTVKRLRRQRSALYDEVIGLVAVLDV
- a CDS encoding glycosyltransferase family 1 protein, with translation MRVGFDVSKLFGPRDGVARYSASLLEALAELSEERGGRPGLVLYALDAEVDAGDWKRLLEGLPGNVRRGPGRWPRRRDLDLFHIPTFADPACFEGPVVFTIHDLTFLTHPRFHVPANRNQCLLATLRAVSQGATILAVSEATAEEVRKWFVLPDDRLRVVYEAASAAFARFDGAGLEAARRRLAERFGLDGPFVLSVGTLEPRKNIARLIEAYGGLGADLRTRVPLALVGGGGWKREAVFAGDWPDFVRRLGAVSEEDLIALYNAASVVAYPSLVEGFGLPVVEAMACGTPVLTSNRSSLVEVAGDAALCVDPYDAAAIRHGLDALLRETSLRDRYRQAGLERAATFSWRRAAEEVIGIYDDMTGGGGARTVGSL
- a CDS encoding glycosyltransferase family 1 protein, giving the protein MTQGAAGPASIGVVAYEMEGEPTGVGRYLEELLTALRGTSRTRDWRLRLFFKGDSFEHPLWTGEKAGGCTCEAVFDRRADAHPILWEQVRLPRILRRRPVDLLFSPGYSLPGGASRPSLVTIHDVSFEVLPGDFSFRERWRRRFLARRAARSATRVLTDTDRTAAELQRRYGVPEERIAVAPLGVAPRFAQAGQSPSRGTGARENLAGLGVRQPYLLVPGSILPRRRLDLVLAGLTRLLDEAVPAGVAAGAGDRSIEELQLVIAGANQLPRPDDLDRMIRSGGCADRVIRIGYVDDQALPELYAGAVGTIYVSEYEGYGLPPLESLAAGVPALVSDAPALLDLWPDYPLRCDRLDVDGVTDGLRKLLFDREARRVTEVQGPERVRSLTWARAAETFAIEVETAWRAAQGRRP
- a CDS encoding glycosyltransferase family 2 protein; the protein is MSARDVPAVSVLIVNHNAGLHLAHCLERLRSVADEWRTGSGGLEIVVVDNASTDGSLEAVRELEGEPAVRLIASARNLGFGAACNLAARETTGRCLLLLNPDAWIDATSLRRLVEALEADSRLGAAAPGLHYPDGSLQLGWAPPVGVVGEAIQKSRNRFAGRAWNHVLLPRLLRPLLGQGWFSAACVLVRRSAFEEVGGFDEGFFLYFEDADLGLRFARAGWRQRQVEGARAWHSRGVTTGRRGKRLLSPDVERYYRASQLRYYGLHRPRWECSYLRRRLRRRFVGVADEEQRTALLRLLV
- a CDS encoding DUF1080 domain-containing protein, with product MSVCRLGIALVLISIPAAFPVLSQDVGFHRDVPSASDFRLLNVEVRPEALDGRSALRVAGDPEVLGAIAAERQEVMAELRARGERPGPAAFEESRRDFLAIVEDVPFGNGTIEVELAGQPAPGAQGGARGFVGVAFRLQEDGETYDCFYVRPTNGRAEDQLRRNHSAQYISHPHWTWFRLRAETPGQYETYVDIGPAEWIAVKIEVTGEKARLYVNGAAQPTLIVNDLKSGADGRGKVALWMEGSTVAHFRNLRISPAE